GTTCTTCCTTACTGATTAGGCGATATTATAGATTCCGCATGAAGTAGTTTTCTATTGACGATAAATCAGAAACCTGTTTTACTATCAGTCAATTTGAGCTTTATCGACGTTTTTTTTACATTACCTGTCTGCGGTCAAACATAACTCATTAATATCTCTATTTCTTCTTACTTTCAGGTAAGTCGAATAACGTGAACTTTTTGTGCGTGCAGTTAAATAAGGTAAGTTTGCATGTGTACAGTTACTTATACTCTAGATTAAGGAACATAATATACATTCTTGCTAATTAATTCAAGTcgttcaaaatattcaaaatgttctCAATTCTCTTGTTTATCCTTCAGATTaagaaagagaataaattttcttattaattaatgaaggtcataaacaaaatgtttcgCAAACATCTATTATTCGTTATTGTAATTCCTCTGCTCCCCTGAACCATAGGACTTGTGCTCGTCATTtgctaaaaaaataaattaaagtatcaATACTTGTATTGTAATCGTAAATCGAAGGTGAACGAATGAAATGATATGAATGTAAGCTAGGCTTATGACATGAGTATGATAGGCTTCTTCACCAATAAagtaatgataaaattataaaataaatgaatgtcTCAAAAACGAACGCATCAAGACTCATAATGTACATCCTTTTGATTCATAAAGACATATCAAACGTACtgataaaattcttcgattttcttctGGGACACCCTTGAAGCAGTTTCTAGAAACGCTAAAGTCTCTAATCAACAAACTCCAACAGATTCGGTACACACACACTTcattatgtaatttcataGAAGCTCCAAACAGTCGTCATCAGGCCATCCCCCAAGTACAGCAATCAAAGTGACATAAATCACGTGCAGCTATTCATTCTAATAATCCCCTAATTCGAATTAATCGCTATTCATTCGTCAATATGATTATCATACAGCAATATGTCAAGTGTCACCTGGCAgcttttcaatattatttgcCATGGGTACTGTTCTATAGGACGTGATTTACTTCGATGTTTAATGAATTGGCAATTCATTGGGTAAGCAGTCTAGTTGGCCAGTGGCGTGTAATTAGCGGTTATTGTAATAGCGAATAGAGATTGAACAACAGAGAATGACCGTTGATTAAACATTTAACATGATCGTGCGAATTAATTCCAGTGAACTTTCTGTAAGCTTGTTTTGACGTTGGATCCGATAGCTGACCACATGAACAATAAGTTCACATGACAAAATGGTTAACTCTAGTTAAAcaagttttttttaaattcttgtGTCAAAGTATTCGATCAATGCTCACCTTAGACAATTTCATCAATATTCTCTGCcactctatatatatatccgGCGTGAAGTAGCTGGCGAAGCAGCACACGTGAgttggaaagaaattattatttagtcaATACTCGAGAAGTTTCTACGAGATTACATATTAATTCTAGTAGCTGTAAGATACTTGTAGAACATCTGAGTAGCTTTATTGGCCTACAAATCATTGAAGGCCTGATACCTTCAATAGTCCTAATAGTTTCAACGATTGTTCAATTTGCAATCTGCGATGCTTCGAATGGTCCCCATTATTCATCGTGGAAGCTTAATGCTCTTAGTAGATGGAACAGTAAATCCTCTTACTGCCATGAAACTAATTGCGTGTATCCATATAATTcctgataataattatttataataatagtaattattcACAACAATACGTAATAACAATTATCTTTAAAATGACTATGCATACTAATATTCCTAAAACAAGTATCCATTATTCATAGAatgattttctattatattatagtaattatcTATGGCACTACACGCTTACTATCTTGGCTACCAAAAGTCAGCAAGTTCGTTTAATCCTCTAGTACCATTGATCATGTTGAAAGAACCTGCGGACATTGGTCAAAGGAGCGTCACAGTTGGCTTCAAACGAATCCGTGATCAGCAGAAAGCTTTCAGCAGACTTGTCGAATAGGTTAGCCGATGTGTCTGCAATTAAGTTACGGCTTGGTATCGATCTGTTTTATGGTCAGTCATCAATCTGCTAGCAAGTAATGTGTGCGTTCCAGGGGCCGACCTTTTGGTCGACCGCGCCATACCTCGAGTTAGAAATCATACTGGCTTCGCTTCAAGGTTCGTCGGGTATGAGGGCCGACAGCATCGCCGCTACGGTGGGCCGCCAGTTGGAGGTATCCCCTTGTGGCTTTCGCAATGTGAACATCGTCTCTTCTCTCCTGAGTTTACCCGTCACCGTTTCGTAGACAATCCCCCAGGGctttttgtttccttcttcCGTTGCGAAGTCCCGCCAGCTCTGGATCGCCATTTTCGTGCATTCCTACCTGGTTTGCCGGTACAGCAGCTTTTATTGTTCCCTCGTTGCAGGGCCCTTAGACCCCTGGTACTTCTTTCTTGCCCGGTAGGTGTCTCTATTTTCTCGTGTGACCTCCTGCATCCACCATGGTACGCATCTATTGTGCCATTTCTTCTTTGGAATGGCCGCGTCGTAGGCTCTTAACAGGATTTCTTCGTGCTGTGCAAACGCGCACAGATTTCGTAGTTCACGCGGCAGTACTTTGTCATGTGTTCGTATCCTTGACATTTGTAACAGCGACTGATCGCTATATATTCCCTGGACTTTGCACGTATTCtaagaaatgaataatttaccTGTCAACAATTTTTCACTTACCTGGGGGTGTATCTCAATTACCCAGTTGGTTTCCTCGTTGTGCTTGCGCCCCGTCCTGAAGCAGAACTTCATTTCTGCCGCGTTTTTTTTCAGCCTGTCCTGGTTCTGCTTCATGATACAGGCCAGTATCTCCTTCTCCGTCATGTCCCTTGGGATGTCAAATATTATCATCCGGAGTATCCGCTTGTATGGGATGCTGGCCCAGCTTCTCATTTTCTGTAAACACTTTAAGCTCTTCCGGCTTCGCCATTTCTACCATTAGACCGTTGCCGTTGATTTTTCTAACGGCACGAACtggtatttcttttttacgagGGTTTACGAGTGTAAACAGCGCACCCCGTGCTTCTTCACTCGTTTTTATCTGCCCATCCTCTGCTTCAGGCTGGATTATAAACACGTTTTTCGGTAGTTTTACCGCCGTCTGTACGACCTTCTAGCAAGTCATCTTAACGACTGTCTCAAGTCGTTTGCTGGTTTCTAGCGACTTGCTCACTGCGCACAGAATCGCGCACCCTTGattctttgtttcgtttgcATCCTGCTCTAACTTTCCTGTGAGATAGCCGTTCTGAAGCAGAAGCTCTCTCCCTCCCTTCCAGCAGGCTTCGCATGTCCTTGAAGTGTCTCACGATCGTTGTCGTTTGTTTTTTGTTAACTTTCTTGTTTGGGTCCATGCAGAATGCCAATACGTTCTTCTCTATTTCGCTAGCGTGTTCCCTTATTTCGAGAATTGGCCGCTcgtcttccttttcctcgttttccttCACATTAGTTCGCTTCTTGCTTGTCACATTTTCTGGGCTAACACTGGGCTTTTCAGGTGCAGTGTTTACATTTTTTGCAACTGTCGCGTCTGTCACTGTTTCAGACTTCTGTGCTTTGATTGGTTGCAGTACCACCTTTGCCTCCATGGCAGACGACGTCTCTACACGTGTAGTCATTTGGGAAACGGTTGCCCTCCGCTAAGTCCAGCGGCATACTGATTTGCACTCTTACGCACTATGTCCAGCGGTGTATCGTTTTACAAGCATGCGCGATTAGATTCAGCGGCGTATTGATTTTCAAGCATACACGACCAAGTTCAGCGGCGTATGGATTTTCAAGCACACGTGAGTAGGTTCAGAGGCATATTGTTCTTGACATTCGCCCCTGAACCTCGACTCTTTCGAATGTCCCGCTATTTTTACAGATATGTACTTATCGATCCCAACGGCTTTCAAATGAGATTCCAACGGACTTCTCGTTAATATTTAACCCCAATTTCGTATGATTGTACCAACTTGGTGTTTGCCTAATTTAGAAACTTCCCTATGCACATTAGGGAATTTTAGATTCTATCGAATCCTGGTACTTCAACTTGAAATCAAATAATAGTTTCACGCGGATTTTACTTGATATTTAATCTCAGTTCCTCTGATTGTACAGAGGATTGTTCAGTATTTATGTAGAGAAATTGTTGTCCCTGCTaggaaatttttccattttcattggACTAGGGTCGTACAACTTCagatgtaaataataatacctAGTGATATTTAACTTGTTTTCTGCGGTTATAGGGAGTTCGAGCAGCAATATGGCGTAAAATTTATGGCGATATTCAGTAATTTATGATGATTCGATGTTTTGATTTTTTAGTGTTAGTTTAATCGTTCACCCCTATTTTATCGGTAACCTTTGGGCGGAATTGCTTGACATGACTTATGATGGGAGAAATTTGGAGACATGGTTGGcagatgaaataaaacatatcCGAAAAGAAATAGAGTGATAAGATAcgaagaaattcaaatttccccatcattttatgtaaaaaattaattctgctGCGCTGTTggtaaattctaaaattctttgtgaaaatttgtaaCGTTCTTCCTTACTGACTAGTCGATATTGTAGATTCCACATAAAGTAGCTTTCTATTGATGATAAATCAGAAATCTGTTTTACTATCAGACAATTTGAGCTTTGTCGACGCTTTTTACATTATCTGTCTTCGGTCAAACATAACTCATTAATTCTCTTGTTTATCCTTCAGATTAAGAAAGAGAATAAACTTTCttactaattaataaagatcataaacaaaatgtttcgCAAACGACTTATTAGCTTACAATAATAGACTATTATACAGATATGAATATAGATTGAAATAACTTCAagaaacaacattttttgctCGATCTTCTTCTTAGTTGACTTTTAACATTCAATccttgaaaaataatgttctCCATTGTGTCATGACAAGTGCAACAATGTTAggaattaaacaatttattctaTTGTGGGTATATTTGCTTTAAAAAAGACCACGATAATGTCATTCGGGAtagatttcattttgaatCCAGATTTTTTCTTCCGATTAGAAGAATCGAGTCAggacaaagaaataattttctttgacGCGCAAACCTGCGTCATTGCGACgtatcaattttattcctGGTTTTTACATCGGCTGGAATTCTCATCGAATGTCTGTGGTTTAGGTTAGGTTTTACCATGAAAGCGTGCAAATAGCTTTCAGGATTAATTTGTTGGCGCAAACGAATGCCATTTTATTTGTCCGCGAGCTTCAAGTGTATCATCAAGCGCGTTCCCACGCTTCTGTAACAAAGAGATAAGCAATTTGCAGTCGCAGAGTATCCGAGTGGAAAGTTTAACAATTTCCGTAATGGCACGCGCGTTTCTAGCTTCCCCTGATAATTGAACAAAATTCATTCAGCTATTTTCGAGTGGGGGGATTTAATGCGAACACATTATCTGAAATTCCCTGGCGTTATAACTAACGCAGTAATTACGGATAGCATTTTGATTTATCAGTTTAGATGCTTCCCCAACTGAAAGTGGTGAGATTATTTGTGCTTAAggattttatttgatttattcaCCAATTACGAAATTTGACCCATTTATGAACGTAGCGGTGCTTGTAATAGTTTGCAGCAATTCCTGGAGCgtctaaaatgaaaattattataaaatcctGTAGATTCAATGAAATCTTGACTACGAGCCTCCTTTACTCgctatttgttatatatagcaataattcattcaaataaaattctacgaaattaCCGATTTTATGAATCATTTTAAAGACATAAATGACCATAACCTATTTCATGGTTCTAACAAAAACATGAAACAAGTCGCAACGTTTTTACcttgttatatattaaaatttgttgttcTGCTTATATTTTGCTGCGATTAAGCCTCAACATTCTCAATTTCTTCTCATAGTTGTTTCTCTATAAATATCTGCCAGTTGACTAGCAGCGTCACGGAGGCTGTTTCGAGTGGCGCGCTATCGTGAGAATTTATATTGGACGCGTTTCATTGGACATAACCTAAAATCGATAGCACGCCGGCCGTGTCATCGAGTCCCAATCGCGTTTTAGTCGAAACGGTGCAACTGCAATTCGCCGTACCCTGCGTCCCTCATGGCTCAGTTTAACCAACTTTCTTAATCGCTTGTTCCTTTTGCCCTCCCCGAGGCCACTGCAACTTTTAGAAGAAGAGTACGGACGATTAAGGTGTACAATTCGTAGCGAGcaaattgaaacgataaatgggtggaaaaatatgaaatgcaAGCGAATAAATACGCGTTTGTGCATGGTTTAGCAGAAATGATCGGAAATTGGACATTTCATGTTATATCAATTTATGAcattctatgaaaataaataaagactGTGAGAACCTGTTCCAAACAAATTCCAACAAATTCTTCCAACTTGAACAATCCTCCCTACCACTgtcttaataaaaatcaattactaaaaattctttcaaatttcaaacttttcctCCGGTGTTCCCTTAAAAATTCCTCGTTCAACTTCATCAGAAAGATTCCAGTTCCTTTAAAAATTCTCGAGGACGCCATGGATTGCTCGAACGGTGGCGATCATCGCAGGTACAATGTCGCGTTGCGAAGTTGGTAAAGTCGCAGCCCAGGCAGAAGGGCGGTTATTGATTGGCTGCCTGTTGCTTTTAGCCCTGCAACTGCTGCGGTCACACTGCCTCGCCATTCCCTTCGCCCCTTTGTTCCCCCGCTTCTACCATCGGCTTCTGTAG
This is a stretch of genomic DNA from Bombus pyrosoma isolate SC7728 linkage group LG16, ASM1482585v1, whole genome shotgun sequence. It encodes these proteins:
- the LOC122576265 gene encoding uncharacterized protein LOC122576265, with amino-acid sequence MRSWASIPYKRILRMIIFDIPRDMTEKEILACIMKQNQDRLKKNAAEMKFCFRTGRKHNEETNWNTCKVQGIYSDQSLLQMSRIRTHDKVLPRELRNLCAFAQHEEILLRAYDAAIPKKKWHNRCVPWWMQEVTRENRDTYRARKKYQGSKGPATREQ